A genomic stretch from Flavobacterium humidisoli includes:
- a CDS encoding energy transducer TonB — protein sequence MKLDIIKNQWLDIVFEGRNKIYGAYELRKSNGKTTVKALVIGSLIFSAAIAAPLIASLLPDSTEEEEVKEVKMAAVKLPPKKEEIKPNTPPPPPPPPKVDQVKFVKPVVAKAEEVTEDPPKIVELKDKKVGAETIKGDPDAVLTVDEPVGKGPVAEVVQEDNTVYNTAGIEVKPDFPGGIEKFYKFVGNNYKTPEEEGLKGKVYVTFVVEKDGSLTDIKVLRDIGYGTGAEAIRVLKKCPKWTPGEQNGKKVRVLYSLPITIQSAE from the coding sequence ATGAAATTAGATATTATAAAAAATCAGTGGCTTGATATCGTATTCGAAGGACGTAATAAGATATATGGAGCATACGAGCTGAGAAAATCAAACGGAAAAACAACTGTGAAAGCACTTGTTATTGGTTCTCTTATCTTTAGTGCTGCTATTGCTGCTCCTCTTATCGCGAGTTTGTTGCCAGACTCAACAGAAGAAGAAGAGGTAAAAGAGGTTAAGATGGCTGCGGTAAAATTACCTCCGAAAAAAGAGGAAATTAAGCCTAACACGCCACCGCCACCGCCACCGCCACCAAAAGTGGATCAGGTTAAATTCGTTAAACCTGTGGTTGCAAAAGCGGAAGAAGTAACTGAAGACCCACCAAAAATTGTTGAGTTAAAAGACAAAAAAGTTGGTGCTGAGACTATCAAAGGAGATCCAGATGCAGTTTTAACTGTTGATGAGCCAGTTGGAAAAGGACCAGTAGCAGAGGTGGTACAAGAAGATAACACTGTATATAATACAGCTGGTATCGAAGTAAAACCAGACTTCCCAGGAGGTATTGAGAAATTCTACAAATTCGTAGGAAACAACTACAAAACTCCAGAAGAAGAAGGTTTAAAAGGTAAAGTTTACGTTACGTTTGTAGTTGAAAAAGACGGGTCATTAACAGATATTAAAGTTTTAAGAGATATCGGTTATGGTACAGGAGCAGAAGCAATTCGTGTTCTTAAAAAATGTCCAAAATGGACTCCCGGCGAGCAAAATGGTAAAAAAGTTAGGGTATTATACTCTCTTCCTATTACTATTCAATCTGCAGAATAA
- a CDS encoding helicase HerA-like domain-containing protein — MNKKENFIADINTGYSSKGDSIILGGAMLDGEPIAEAHVKIPLKTLNRHGLIAGATGTGKTKTIQVFSEQLSNAGIPVLMMDIKGDFSGIAKEGKEEGFITERHAKINVPYNVASFPVELMSLSKQNGVRLRATVSEFGPVLFSRILDLNDTQAGVVAVIFKYCDDNQMPLLDLKDIKKVINYITEEGKDEIATSYGKISTATTGTILRKIIELEQQGGDLFFGELSFETDDLMRIDENGKGYVNIIRLTDIQDKPKLFSTFMLSLLAEIYQKMPEKGDAEQPELVIFIDEAHLIFNEASKALLEQIETIVKLIRSKGVGIYFVTQNPMDVPSGVLAQLGLKIQHALRAFTANDRQAIKKTADNYPTSPYYKTDELLTSLGIGEALVTALNEKGIPTPLVATMMRAPMSRMDVLSPSEIDEINGKSKLVKKYAEEIDRESAFEILNKKLSQAAEAAAQQEEQAPTKPSKAGPSTTEVVTKSVLKVVTSATFIRGVFGVLTKIFKK, encoded by the coding sequence ATGAATAAAAAAGAGAATTTTATTGCTGATATAAATACAGGGTATTCTTCAAAGGGAGACAGCATCATACTTGGAGGCGCAATGCTTGACGGTGAACCAATTGCGGAAGCGCACGTCAAAATTCCGCTGAAAACTTTAAATCGCCACGGATTAATTGCTGGTGCAACTGGAACAGGAAAAACTAAAACAATCCAGGTTTTTTCGGAGCAACTTTCGAATGCGGGAATTCCTGTATTAATGATGGATATTAAAGGAGATTTTAGCGGTATTGCCAAAGAAGGTAAAGAGGAAGGTTTTATTACAGAACGTCATGCTAAAATAAATGTACCTTATAATGTAGCTTCATTTCCTGTTGAGTTAATGTCGCTGTCTAAACAGAATGGAGTTCGTCTTCGTGCTACAGTTTCTGAATTTGGCCCTGTATTGTTTTCTCGAATTTTAGACTTAAATGATACGCAGGCCGGAGTTGTAGCGGTTATCTTTAAATACTGCGATGATAATCAAATGCCTTTATTGGATTTAAAGGACATCAAAAAAGTAATTAATTATATTACTGAGGAAGGCAAAGATGAAATTGCCACTAGTTATGGCAAAATCTCAACTGCCACAACAGGAACCATTCTTAGAAAAATTATAGAACTGGAACAACAAGGTGGTGATTTGTTTTTTGGCGAATTATCTTTTGAAACCGATGATTTAATGCGAATTGATGAAAACGGAAAAGGTTACGTTAATATCATCCGCTTGACGGATATCCAAGATAAACCTAAATTATTCTCGACTTTCATGTTAAGTCTTTTGGCTGAAATTTATCAGAAAATGCCTGAAAAAGGAGACGCAGAGCAACCAGAATTAGTCATCTTTATTGACGAAGCTCATTTAATTTTTAATGAAGCTAGTAAAGCACTTCTAGAGCAAATCGAAACTATTGTAAAGCTAATTCGTTCTAAAGGTGTTGGAATTTATTTTGTTACCCAAAACCCAATGGATGTTCCGAGCGGTGTTTTAGCTCAGTTAGGACTAAAGATTCAGCATGCGCTAAGAGCTTTTACGGCAAATGACCGTCAGGCAATTAAAAAGACAGCCGACAACTATCCTACTTCTCCTTATTATAAGACTGATGAATTGTTAACGAGTTTAGGAATTGGAGAGGCTTTGGTTACGGCGCTTAACGAAAAAGGTATCCCAACCCCTCTAGTTGCTACCATGATGCGTGCTCCCATGAGCCGAATGGATGTTTTATCTCCATCTGAAATTGATGAAATAAACGGCAAATCGAAATTAGTTAAAAAATATGCTGAAGAAATTGACCGCGAAAGTGCTTTTGAAATCTTAAACAAAAAATTAAGTCAAGCCGCAGAAGCTGCAGCACAGCAAGAAGAACAAGCTCCAACAAAACCTTCAAAAGCAGGGCCAAGTACTACAGAAGTGGTGACTAAATCTGTTCTGAAAGTGGTAACAAGCGCTACTTTTATAAGAGGTGTTTTTGGTGTCTTAACTAAAATCTTTAAAAAATAA
- a CDS encoding 7-carboxy-7-deazaguanine synthase QueE: MLPKEIQLEVNKGAMLPLMEEFYTIQGEGSHTGRAAYFIRIGGCDVGCHWCDVKESWNAELHPPTSVDLIVENAAKYADTVVVTGGEPLSWDMTFLTKRLKEKNLKVHIETSGAFPLSGTWDWICLSPKKNKLPTQTVYDNAHELKVIIYNKHDFIFAEEQAELVNDNAILFLQPEWSKKEEMTPLIVDYVMNNPKWRVSLQTHKYLNIP, encoded by the coding sequence ATGTTACCAAAAGAAATACAATTAGAAGTAAATAAAGGAGCAATGCTTCCTTTGATGGAAGAATTTTATACCATCCAAGGAGAAGGTTCACATACAGGACGAGCTGCTTATTTTATTAGAATTGGTGGATGCGATGTAGGATGTCATTGGTGTGACGTGAAAGAAAGCTGGAACGCCGAGCTTCATCCGCCAACAAGTGTGGATTTAATTGTTGAAAATGCTGCAAAATATGCTGATACAGTTGTAGTGACTGGTGGAGAGCCTTTATCTTGGGATATGACATTTTTAACAAAACGATTAAAAGAAAAAAATCTAAAAGTTCATATCGAAACTTCTGGAGCTTTTCCATTATCAGGAACTTGGGATTGGATTTGTCTTTCGCCCAAAAAGAACAAACTGCCAACACAAACCGTGTATGATAATGCTCATGAGTTAAAAGTGATTATTTATAATAAACACGATTTTATTTTTGCAGAAGAGCAAGCAGAATTAGTAAACGATAATGCAATTTTATTCCTTCAGCCAGAATGGAGTAAAAAAGAAGAAATGACTCCACTTATTGTTGATTATGTCATGAACAATCCAAAATGGAGAGTTTCACTACAGACACATAAGTACCTTAATATTCCATAA
- a CDS encoding YfiT family bacillithiol transferase, translating to MKELDLEKLKYPIGKFIAPENFSAEYLSEKIKEIETLPERLAKETIHLTDEQLDTPYRPDGWTVRQVIHHCAESHMHCFIRIKLTLTENNPVIKAYDEVLWSELNDNLTMPIQPTLELLKGLHFRLGYLMRKLSESDLEKTFIHPSDNSENKLKKIIGMYAWHGNHHLAHITALKNHKNWK from the coding sequence ATGAAAGAACTAGATTTAGAGAAATTAAAATATCCTATCGGAAAATTTATTGCTCCAGAAAATTTTTCAGCAGAATATCTTTCTGAGAAAATTAAAGAAATTGAAACTCTTCCAGAAAGATTAGCAAAAGAAACGATTCATTTAACAGATGAACAATTAGATACGCCTTATCGCCCTGATGGATGGACCGTGAGACAAGTCATTCATCATTGCGCCGAAAGCCATATGCACTGTTTTATCAGAATTAAATTGACATTAACAGAGAACAATCCCGTTATCAAAGCTTACGACGAAGTTCTTTGGTCTGAATTAAATGATAATTTAACAATGCCTATTCAGCCAACTTTGGAATTATTGAAAGGACTTCATTTCAGACTAGGCTATCTTATGAGAAAATTATCTGAATCTGATTTAGAAAAAACTTTTATACATCCTTCAGATAATTCGGAAAACAAACTCAAAAAAATTATCGGAATGTATGCCTGGCATGGTAACCACCATCTGGCACATATTACCGCCTTGAAAAATCATAAAAACTGGAAATAA
- a CDS encoding PstS family phosphate ABC transporter substrate-binding protein has protein sequence MLKYSKPLGLVVFVFLFAMCNQKSKNETEKETILKGSLDLAVDETVKQIVDDQVAVFEGTYYDAKIKVKPKSEAEVINDLLNQKAKVAITTRDLTVEEKARFDKSKINPRVTPFAHDAIAFISNKSNNDTLIALKTVIDFMQGKTDGKIKGLVFDNPNSSTVRYMKELAKVNEIPKSGVFSFKTNNEVIKFVSENEGMIGVIGINWFYQPTPDMTETINKINVLYVKGLDSNEYYSPTQNDLEIGKYPLARDLFIINCQGYSGLGMGFASFIAGDIGQRIVLKSGLLPYKTPGRKLKIRNEIIKDKE, from the coding sequence ATGTTGAAATATAGTAAGCCTTTAGGTTTAGTTGTTTTTGTCTTTTTGTTTGCCATGTGCAACCAAAAAAGCAAAAACGAAACTGAAAAAGAGACCATTTTGAAAGGATCACTTGATCTTGCGGTTGACGAAACGGTAAAACAAATCGTAGACGATCAGGTTGCTGTTTTTGAAGGTACTTACTATGATGCAAAAATTAAAGTAAAGCCAAAATCAGAAGCTGAAGTAATTAATGATTTATTAAATCAAAAGGCTAAGGTTGCAATTACAACTCGTGATCTAACTGTAGAAGAAAAAGCTCGTTTTGACAAAAGTAAAATTAATCCAAGAGTAACTCCTTTTGCTCATGACGCTATTGCTTTTATTTCAAATAAAAGCAATAATGATACATTAATTGCGTTGAAAACTGTGATTGATTTCATGCAGGGTAAAACAGATGGTAAAATTAAAGGCCTTGTTTTCGATAATCCTAATTCGAGCACTGTTCGTTACATGAAAGAATTAGCGAAAGTGAATGAAATACCTAAATCTGGAGTTTTCTCATTTAAAACAAATAATGAAGTAATCAAATTTGTTTCCGAAAATGAAGGAATGATTGGTGTTATTGGTATTAATTGGTTTTATCAGCCAACTCCTGATATGACAGAGACTATTAATAAAATTAATGTTCTTTATGTTAAAGGTTTGGATAGTAATGAATATTATAGTCCAACTCAAAATGACTTGGAAATTGGAAAATATCCTTTGGCACGTGATTTGTTTATTATTAATTGTCAAGGCTATTCTGGATTAGGAATGGGCTTTGCTTCATTCATAGCGGGAGACATCGGCCAGAGAATAGTTTTAAAATCAGGTCTGTTGCCATACAAAACTCCAGGACGAAAGCTAAAAATTAGAAATGAAATTATAAAAGATAAAGAATAA
- a CDS encoding tetratricopeptide repeat protein, whose amino-acid sequence MNKFKILSLALVASATVAKAQDINQAKKAIDAEQFDKAKTILKSIIKAKPSDGEANFVLGNVYLNQSVVDSAKIYYNNGLQASDKKNLSYIGLGQLDLDAKNTAAAQANFALATKDMKKKDVNEFVYIARAYMNSENPDYKNATDILKRALLVDPQNAQALLAIGDAYYGANNQNDAYKAYRDAFTADNTLLRAKMQLGVLLKGAKSYDEAIKSFNEVIALDANYGPVYRELAETYYKWARNKPSTAKVNLQNAITNYEKYLSLTDYSLDSKMRHADFLILVKDYKQLETVANKMIAQDKVNPRIYRYLGYAAYENGNVDVAIKSIEDYIKAPGNKVIGRDYYYLGLAKIKKGTAADGTVDQAAFDAGLADIKKAVELEPLVVEEFADFGKELFGKKQYAQAAAIFELGAGNSESKNYLDDSVYYGISLYYGNASKPKESRDAVALGKADAAFDKVLATAPSYDEAYLYKARINSLLDKDDLIIKNYEEYVTKISAKGAEEVAKPAVAKKFIEAYNGIGAAYANTDKAKAIEYFNKTLVLDPANSYATQSIKALK is encoded by the coding sequence ATGAATAAATTTAAAATTTTAAGTCTTGCATTAGTTGCCTCGGCTACCGTAGCAAAAGCGCAAGATATCAACCAAGCAAAGAAGGCAATTGATGCTGAACAATTTGATAAAGCAAAAACAATCCTTAAATCAATTATCAAAGCTAAACCTTCAGATGGGGAAGCAAATTTTGTTTTAGGAAATGTTTATTTAAATCAATCAGTTGTCGATTCTGCAAAAATCTATTACAATAATGGATTACAAGCTTCAGATAAGAAAAATTTAAGCTACATTGGTTTAGGGCAATTAGATCTTGATGCAAAGAATACTGCTGCTGCTCAAGCTAATTTTGCTTTGGCAACTAAAGACATGAAGAAAAAAGATGTAAATGAATTTGTTTACATCGCTAGAGCTTACATGAATTCTGAGAATCCAGATTATAAAAATGCTACTGACATTTTGAAAAGAGCTTTATTAGTAGATCCTCAAAATGCACAGGCACTTTTGGCAATTGGAGATGCTTACTATGGAGCAAACAACCAAAACGATGCTTACAAAGCATATCGTGATGCTTTTACAGCTGATAACACTTTGTTGAGAGCAAAAATGCAATTAGGAGTTTTATTAAAAGGTGCTAAATCTTACGATGAAGCAATTAAATCTTTTAATGAAGTTATTGCGTTAGATGCTAATTACGGACCAGTTTACAGAGAACTTGCTGAAACATATTACAAATGGGCAAGAAACAAACCTTCTACAGCTAAAGTTAACTTGCAAAATGCAATTACAAACTATGAGAAGTACTTAAGTTTGACAGATTACTCTCTTGATTCTAAAATGCGTCATGCAGATTTCTTAATCTTAGTTAAAGATTACAAACAATTAGAGACTGTTGCAAACAAAATGATTGCTCAGGATAAAGTAAATCCTAGAATTTACAGATATTTAGGATATGCTGCTTACGAAAATGGAAATGTAGATGTAGCTATTAAATCTATTGAAGATTATATCAAAGCTCCAGGAAACAAAGTTATCGGTAGAGATTACTACTATTTAGGTCTAGCTAAAATCAAAAAAGGAACTGCAGCTGATGGTACAGTAGATCAAGCAGCTTTTGATGCAGGTTTAGCTGATATCAAAAAAGCGGTTGAATTAGAGCCTTTAGTAGTTGAAGAATTCGCTGACTTTGGAAAAGAGTTATTTGGTAAAAAACAATATGCACAAGCTGCTGCTATTTTTGAACTTGGAGCAGGTAATTCTGAGTCTAAAAATTACTTAGATGATAGCGTTTATTATGGAATTTCTTTATACTATGGTAATGCTAGTAAACCAAAAGAAAGCCGTGATGCTGTTGCTTTAGGGAAAGCTGATGCAGCTTTTGATAAAGTTTTAGCAACTGCTCCTAGTTATGATGAAGCATACTTGTACAAAGCAAGAATTAATTCGTTATTAGATAAAGATGATTTGATCATTAAAAACTACGAAGAATACGTTACTAAAATTTCAGCAAAAGGTGCAGAAGAAGTGGCTAAGCCAGCTGTAGCTAAGAAATTTATTGAAGCTTACAATGGTATTGGTGCAGCTTATGCTAATACAGATAAAGCTAAAGCTATTGAATATTTTAATAAAACTTTAGTTTTAGATCCTGCAAATTCATACGCTACACAATCTATAAAAGCTTTAAAATAA
- a CDS encoding ExbD/TolR family protein — protein sequence MAKIKMKKKSTSTDMTAMCDVAFLLLTFFILTATAKVPEALPVDMPASVAISKLPDTDLAIITIGKGKVFFDIKGREVRKRTLEGMGAKYGIEFSEEDKTKFALMDDFGVPITGLKQIIDMKAADRTKANQPGIPLDSLDNQLKEWLLISRRATIDLDDKELQIAIKGDAKEEYPRIRKIMDILQDQKINSFNLVTGKRGRDF from the coding sequence ATGGCTAAAATAAAAATGAAAAAAAAGTCTACATCGACAGATATGACTGCGATGTGTGATGTAGCGTTCCTTTTGCTAACGTTCTTTATTTTGACCGCTACTGCTAAAGTGCCTGAGGCATTGCCTGTAGATATGCCTGCTTCTGTTGCGATAAGCAAATTGCCAGATACTGATTTGGCGATCATTACAATAGGAAAAGGGAAAGTATTTTTTGACATCAAAGGAAGAGAAGTTCGTAAAAGAACTCTTGAAGGAATGGGTGCAAAATATGGTATTGAATTTTCAGAAGAAGATAAAACCAAATTTGCTCTTATGGATGATTTTGGTGTGCCAATTACAGGTTTGAAGCAAATCATTGATATGAAAGCGGCGGACAGAACCAAAGCAAACCAGCCTGGAATTCCTTTGGACTCATTAGATAATCAATTAAAAGAATGGCTTCTAATTTCTAGAAGAGCTACAATTGATTTGGATGACAAAGAATTGCAGATTGCGATTAAAGGAGATGCTAAAGAAGAATATCCAAGAATTAGAAAAATTATGGATATTTTGCAAGATCAGAAAATCAATTCCTTTAACTTAGTTACAGGTAAGAGAGGAAGAGACTTTTAA
- a CDS encoding ExbD/TolR family protein, with protein MAELNTGDGGGGKGGKVRSKKQNSKVDLTAMVDLAFLLITFFMLTTSLSKPQSMDLSLPNKEPDDKPTDKTKVDENRTMTVMLGGDNKMVYYMGLLASPKVGPKDIAYGKDGIRRELLKQKKNVLAYSAALGKPKNGIIVIIKPTKKSNYRNLVDILDEMAITGVETYAIVPEFTPEEAKVIDKK; from the coding sequence ATGGCTGAATTAAATACCGGCGACGGCGGTGGTGGTAAAGGTGGTAAAGTAAGAAGTAAAAAGCAGAATTCGAAAGTCGATTTAACAGCGATGGTGGATTTGGCATTCTTATTGATTACATTCTTTATGTTAACTACTTCGTTGTCAAAACCTCAATCGATGGATTTGTCATTGCCTAATAAAGAGCCAGATGATAAACCAACAGATAAAACTAAGGTAGATGAAAATCGAACTATGACAGTAATGTTAGGTGGCGATAATAAAATGGTTTACTATATGGGGTTATTGGCATCACCAAAAGTGGGCCCAAAAGATATTGCATATGGTAAAGATGGTATCCGTAGAGAATTGTTAAAACAAAAGAAAAATGTTTTAGCATATTCTGCAGCTTTAGGGAAACCTAAAAACGGAATCATTGTGATCATTAAACCAACAAAAAAATCAAATTACCGTAATTTGGTTGATATCTTGGACGAAATGGCTATCACTGGAGTTGAGACATATGCAATTGTTCCTGAGTTTACACCAGAAGAAGCAAAAGTGATAGATAAAAAATAA
- a CDS encoding MotA/TolQ/ExbB proton channel family protein, with protein MANVKVKKESTSNGGGMITGIIIVACILVGVFIWKVIMGDSANFEGGNPETGHPINTLGQVYKGGFIVPVLLGMFLMVVVFSIERFIVIGKAAGKTNLDKFMKSVQGSIKEGNIEAAIASCDKQQGSVANAIKSALVKYQDVKKEGFNSEEASEVIHKEIEEATSLEMPMLEKNMTIISTLVSLGTLGGLLGTVSGMIKAFGALASAGTPDQAALATGISEALINTATGISTSILAIVSYNFFTAKIDDLTYSIDEAGTTIVNTYRKFRGSLRQ; from the coding sequence ATGGCAAACGTTAAAGTTAAAAAAGAAAGCACTTCAAATGGCGGAGGAATGATCACAGGAATCATTATTGTAGCGTGTATCTTAGTAGGGGTGTTTATTTGGAAAGTAATCATGGGGGATTCTGCTAACTTCGAAGGAGGTAATCCAGAAACAGGACATCCAATCAATACATTAGGACAAGTATATAAAGGAGGTTTCATCGTACCAGTATTATTAGGTATGTTTTTAATGGTTGTTGTTTTTTCTATCGAAAGATTTATTGTTATTGGTAAAGCTGCTGGAAAAACTAACCTTGACAAATTCATGAAAAGTGTTCAAGGAAGTATTAAAGAAGGAAACATCGAAGCTGCTATCGCTTCTTGCGATAAACAACAAGGTTCAGTTGCAAACGCAATTAAATCTGCTTTGGTAAAATACCAAGATGTTAAAAAAGAAGGATTCAACAGTGAAGAAGCTTCTGAAGTAATCCACAAAGAAATTGAAGAGGCAACTTCATTAGAAATGCCAATGTTAGAGAAAAACATGACTATCATCTCTACTTTAGTATCTTTAGGTACATTAGGAGGATTATTAGGAACTGTATCTGGTATGATTAAAGCGTTTGGTGCGTTAGCTTCTGCTGGTACTCCTGACCAAGCTGCTCTTGCAACAGGTATCTCTGAGGCACTTATCAACACTGCTACAGGTATCTCTACTTCTATCTTAGCAATTGTTTCTTACAACTTCTTTACTGCTAAAATTGACGATTTAACTTACTCTATCGATGAGGCTGGTACTACAATCGTGAATACTTACAGAAAATTCAGAGGAAGTTTAAGACAATAA
- a CDS encoding GNAT family N-acetyltransferase → MNSEILQSEIILENENVLLLPFESKRNAELKEIIFDDKIWKYMGMYVRSDEDFENYITSTLQQKADGICYPFLIIDKATNKVAGSTRYGYLNHASQKCEIGWTWYGRAFQGTGLNQACKFELLNFGFEQIQFRRIQFSADLENIRSQKAIEKLGAVKEGIFRNNYVDSEGKSKTDVYFSIISEEWKNTKRDYFREYNQSTLIKL, encoded by the coding sequence ATGAACAGCGAAATTTTACAATCAGAGATTATTTTAGAAAACGAAAATGTGCTTCTTCTTCCATTTGAAAGCAAAAGAAACGCAGAACTTAAAGAAATCATTTTTGATGATAAAATTTGGAAATATATGGGAATGTATGTTCGAAGTGATGAAGACTTTGAAAACTATATTACAAGTACATTACAACAAAAAGCAGACGGAATTTGCTATCCTTTCTTAATAATTGACAAAGCGACTAACAAAGTTGCCGGCAGTACACGCTACGGTTATTTAAATCACGCAAGCCAAAAATGCGAAATTGGATGGACTTGGTACGGAAGAGCTTTTCAGGGAACGGGATTAAATCAGGCATGCAAATTTGAATTGTTGAATTTTGGTTTCGAACAAATTCAATTTAGAAGAATACAATTTAGTGCAGATCTTGAAAATATAAGATCGCAAAAAGCTATTGAAAAACTGGGCGCTGTAAAAGAAGGCATTTTTAGAAACAATTATGTTGATTCTGAAGGAAAAAGTAAAACTGACGTTTATTTTAGTATTATTTCTGAAGAATGGAAAAATACTAAACGGGATTATTTTAGAGAATATAATCAGTCAACACTAATAAAACTTTAA
- a CDS encoding FAD-dependent oxidoreductase: MQTSLKIAVVGSGLVGSLLAIYLKKAGHSVHVYDRSPDIRKINFSGRSINLAMSNRGWKALDAVGVGDSVREIAIPMDKRAIHLVDKLNFQNYGQEGESIYSISRGKLNRKMIDLAEEAGAEFHFEQKVWDVTLNDATLHIGESERGEWEERKFDMVFGADGAFSRIRHRMQRQSMFNYSQEFLNMGYKELNIPANPDGTHKLDKNSFHIWPRGEYMLIALPNLDGSFTCTLFMPFEGENSFESLTDRKMVEDFFEKNFPDSIEVIPELANDFFKNPTSTLVTMKCFPWTYENKIALIGDACHAIVPFYGQGMNAGFEDITVLSEMIEKYQDDWRKIFSEYQISRKPNADAIAELSYRNFLEMSTKTADEKFLLQKKIEKIFSDKHPDKWIPLYSRVTFSDRPYAEALAIGDYQNGIMEEVLRMENIENIWNSPEVENKILALLEKA; the protein is encoded by the coding sequence ATGCAAACATCTTTAAAAATTGCTGTTGTTGGTTCTGGACTTGTAGGATCGTTACTGGCAATTTATCTTAAAAAAGCTGGTCACTCTGTTCATGTCTATGATCGTAGTCCAGATATCCGAAAAATAAATTTTTCTGGCCGTTCTATTAATTTAGCAATGTCCAACCGAGGCTGGAAAGCTTTGGATGCGGTTGGTGTTGGCGATTCGGTTCGAGAAATTGCAATTCCGATGGATAAACGTGCCATTCACTTGGTAGATAAATTAAATTTTCAGAATTACGGTCAAGAAGGAGAATCAATATATTCTATTTCAAGAGGAAAATTAAACAGAAAAATGATCGATCTCGCTGAAGAAGCTGGAGCCGAATTTCATTTTGAACAAAAAGTTTGGGACGTTACTTTGAATGATGCAACACTTCATATCGGCGAAAGCGAAAGAGGCGAGTGGGAAGAAAGAAAGTTCGATATGGTTTTTGGTGCCGATGGCGCTTTCTCTAGAATTCGCCACAGAATGCAGCGCCAAAGCATGTTCAATTATTCTCAGGAATTTTTGAATATGGGATATAAAGAATTAAATATTCCAGCAAATCCTGACGGAACTCATAAATTGGATAAAAACTCATTTCATATTTGGCCGAGAGGCGAGTACATGCTAATTGCACTTCCAAATCTTGATGGAAGTTTTACCTGTACTTTGTTTATGCCTTTTGAAGGAGAAAACTCATTTGAATCATTGACAGACCGTAAAATGGTTGAAGATTTCTTCGAGAAAAATTTCCCAGATTCGATTGAAGTAATTCCAGAATTGGCAAATGATTTCTTTAAAAATCCAACCAGTACTTTGGTTACCATGAAATGTTTTCCTTGGACTTACGAAAATAAAATCGCCTTAATTGGTGATGCTTGTCATGCCATAGTCCCATTCTACGGACAAGGAATGAATGCGGGTTTTGAAGATATAACCGTTTTGAGCGAAATGATTGAAAAGTACCAAGACGATTGGAGAAAAATATTTTCAGAATATCAGATCTCAAGAAAACCAAATGCAGATGCCATTGCAGAACTTTCATATCGAAATTTCTTAGAAATGAGCACCAAAACAGCAGACGAAAAATTCTTACTGCAAAAGAAAATAGAAAAGATCTTTTCAGACAAACATCCAGACAAATGGATTCCGCTTTATAGCCGTGTTACTTTTAGCGATCGTCCATATGCTGAAGCTCTGGCAATCGGAGATTATCAAAACGGAATTATGGAGGAGGTTCTTAGAATGGAAAATATAGAAAACATCTGGAATAGCCCAGAAGTTGAAAACAAAATTCTAGCATTATTAGAGAAGGCTTAA